One genomic window of Conger conger chromosome 7, fConCon1.1, whole genome shotgun sequence includes the following:
- the LOC133134057 gene encoding beta-2 adrenergic receptor-like yields the protein MGSTEAPVVNACVSRNLTVSVWGGSEYSEAEIAVLGVVMSLLVLCIVFGNVLVITAIARFQRLQTVTNYFITSLACADLVMGVVVVPFGACYIVLNTWYFGSFWCEFWTAVDVLCVTASIETLCVIALDRYLAITSPFRYQSLLTKTRACVVVLVVWLVAGLISFLPIHMKWWTSEEPDSLCCLSDAFCCDFNTNTAYAITSSIISFYIPLVVMVFVYSRVFQEARKQLEKIGRSEGRFRAQNNNPALENRGAGDGRNGNGAKRTKFCLKEHKALKTLGIIMGIFTLCWLPFFVLNVVLAIWRVENIKLTFRILNWIGYANSAFNPLIYCRSPEFRYAFQEILHLRRVHFAKPGPANGLTYGRDAWHSELQAKRTHSPEAGGAGKGPSELDEGPSGETPPKRDSYRKCQEALTTVI from the coding sequence atGGGAAGTACAGAAGCGCCCGTGGTTAACGCCTGCGTGTCGCGGAACCTCACCGTCTCGGTGTGGGGAGGGTCAGAGTACAGCGAGGCGGAGATCGCGGTCCTGGgcgtggtgatgtcactgctggtGCTGTGCATCGTGTTCGGAAACGTGCTGGTGATCACCGCCATCGCCCGCTTCCAGCGGCTGCAGACGGTCACCAACTACTTCATCACGTCCCTGGCGTGCGCCGACCTGGTGATGGGCGTGGTGGTGGTGCCGTTCGGCGCCTGCTACATCGTGCTCAACACCTGGTACTTCGGAAGCTTCTGGTGCGAGTTCTGGACGGCGGTGGACGTGCTGTGCGTGACGGCCAGCATCGAGACGCTGTGCGTCATCGCGCTGGACCGCTACCTGGCCATCACCTCGCCCTTCCGCTACCAGTCGCTGCTGACCAAGACGCGGGCGTGcgtggtggtgctggtggtgtGGCTGGTGGCCGGCCTCATCTCCTTCCTGCCCATCCACATGAAGTGGTGGACGTCAGAGGAGCCCGACTCGCTGTGCTGCCTGAGCGACGCCTTCTGCTGCGACTTCAACACCAACACGGCCTACGCCATCACCTCCTCCATCATCTCCTTCTACATCCCGCTGGTGGTCATGGTGTTCGTCTACAGCCGCGTCTTCCAGGAGGCCCGCAAGCAGCTGGAGAAGATCGGCCGGAGCGAGGGCCGCTTCCGCGCGCAGAACAACAACCCGGCGCTGGAGAACCGGGGCGCGGGCGACGGGCGCAACGGCAACGGCGCCAAGCGGACCAAGTTCTGCCTGAAGGAGCACAAGGCCCTGAAGACGCTGGGCATCATCATGGGCATCTTCACCCTCTGCTGGCTGCCCTTCTTCGTGCTCAACGTGGTCCTGGCCATCTGGAGGGTGGAGAACATCAAGCTCACCTTCAGGATACTCAACTGGATAGGCTACGCTAACTCGGCGTTCAACCCCCTCATCTACTGCCGGAGCCCCGAATTCAGGTACGCCTTCCAGGAGATCCTGCACCTGCGGAGGGTGCACTTCGCCAAGCCGGGCCCCGCTAACGGGCTAACGTACGGCAGAGACGCCTGGCACAGCGAGCTGCAGGCCAAAAGGACGCACAGCCCCGAAGCCGGGGGCGCGGGCAAGGGCCCCTCGGAACTGGACGAGGGCCCCTCGGGGGAGACCCCTCCCAAACGAGACTCCTACAGGAAGTGTCAGGAGGCGCTAACTACAGTTATTTGA